CGCGAGACTTCCCCGGATATCGGATAGGGCTAAAATTTGCTTATTTCAGGTTTTTGTATAACTATAGCTGTAAGAAAACCAGACCCAGCAGATGGGAGCTGACTCTACCACTGTCCAGAACATCGCAGAGATGTTCCAGTCTGTAGATTTGTGGAAATTTATCTTGATGGTCATCACATTTACTCTGGGAACCGCTCTAAAATCCATGATCATCTCTGCCTACTATGGAGACTGGAAGAGGAGGCAACATTACAGCTTGTGTGATCAGATACTTCTCTCCATTGCTCTGACCAACCTGACCATGCAGATGTTCTTCCCCCTCATACTCATTATATTGTTCTACTTCGTTGACGTTCCAGCCATCCAGCTGTACCTCCTGCATATCTGTATCTTCTCCCAGTCCCTGATTTATCTCCATTTCTGGAACACTGCTTGGCTTTCCAGCTATTACTGCTTTAAGCTGGTGAGATGCTCTCATCGTCACTTCACCTGGTTGAAGAGCCGCTTCTCCTCTTCCATTGCGCAGATAATCGGAATATCGTTACTTGTGATATTTCTCATTAATCTGCCTATTAACTGGATGGCAGAAAACACTACGGCTCATAATGAGACCAGATACCATTTTGATGTAAGGTCTCCTTACGTGGCTTTCAATCTGCTTGTCGGTTGCGGGGTTCCTTTGCTTGTGACTGTCACCTGTATTGGTCTCAGTGTGACAACTCTCTTGAGACATGTGTGGAGGATCAAGAGGAACAGATCAGAGATCAACTCCCGTCCTCAGGTCAAGGGACATGTACGGGCAGTCAGGGTCATGGTCCTGCAGACCCTCCTCAATGTCACTCTCCACTTGCAGACAGTGGCTTTTTTGTGTTTTCGAGAAGCCTTGGCTCCATATTGGATGGAATCTTCCTTTTCTTGTTCCTGATTAACCCCACGGCTGATGCTTTAATGCTAATTACTGGAAATCCTAAATTAAAAAGCAGAGTATTGATAAAAGTCAATATTTTCTGACAAAGATATAATGTTCCATTTATCCTAAATCTGCTATTATCTATTGATCACAGCtatcatctcatatctatctattatctgtttctGTTATTTTATGGGTCTGGTTGTATTACTATGCTTGATTTTGTCTTCAGTATCTTCATGTCATTATGCTGTTGACCTTTTTCCTTTCAGGCAGATTTTTTGATTGGATGAATAAATTTTGttcatgaattattttttttttattactcttgattcttttttttagtttttgattCTTATTGTTGGAGTATGCAACAGCCACCCGGGATTCTGTGGAGTGGACAGATTGTAGCTGTGCATAGTAGCTCCTCTCTAGTCTGTACAGTATGACGTTGGTTCAGTTTGTGTCTCCTGTAATCCTCCTTCTTGTTCTGATAATGTTGATGGTGGCTGCCTGTAAGTAACAAGTCCTTCTCCCACAATGTAGGAGGGATGAACATGTTTACTGAAAGCTGAAATCTACAACTGTCCCAAACCATCATCGGCAGCAACTTAGTACGGCACTTTTTTCTGGTTTACTCTTAGTTTTTGGTCATCTGATTACTTGTTTTCTTTGGCTTCTCCTTCTCCTCCTATATTGGATGTATGATGTGTGAAGTAGCATTACCTGAGTGGGCTGGGGAACGCTCGCTTGGCACAGTTTCTCACAaatacagtctatttggtttatttaggcatcataaaccACACCGTATGCCATATTGCTCATCACAGGCCTACACATAGACCATAGCACTTTAACTCGCCGAACAGTTCATAAACGTCAACGGAACACAACATGCATCAACAATCTGTTCCAAAgacagatacttctctgcccgtaaccccctttatctggaattACCTAACAGGACCTCctactccacacactgactcctgtcagtcctggttcacaggaaagctgccgaactgggatcacagtcattgtgaccagggcacttcagatagtccagacccgcagacggaattgtagcttccccaacacagtagccatcacaggctctgcagatacggcctctctggacgctattcaggacgtccagtcccaggcacttctaacacacaggccatcagtccatggcctCATCATGTGCTTcctggaatccagtccactccaggacattccaacacactgaccattcattccatggtctcaccatgtgcttccaggaatccagtccactccaggacattccaacacacagtccctcagtccatggcctcaccatgtgcttccaggaatccagtccactcctggACATTCCAACACAGAACATCCAGGAATTTACACACTGACCATTccggtccatacactctgaacatgtgacccaaaccctggtcacattatgtacctgtaaccaccccaTAGGTggaaggtgtgtgtggttagccattcCCGCCAAGCTCtttgactaaccctgcaagcctccctattaactatacaaatacttgtgggactacaggtcccagaacaacaatactacaggcttagagcgcagactccctctgccacacaaaccggccatttacaatcatgccggacactgtttcattatcaccattacagatacgcctccatgcgtatcctgaggagcaaatacagtgccccctggctgtaacatgggtcactgcatcacagatgCTTCCGATCCGTCTTATTACTTGTTTTCTTTGGCTTCTCCTTCGGTGGACATCTGTGGTCTTTCTTCATTGTATATTCGATGTGTGATGCTTCCGATCCGTCTTATTACCTGTTTTCTTTGGCTTTTTTTTCGATTGACATCTGTGGTCTTTCTTCATTGTATATTGGATGTATGATGTTTCTGATCCGTCTTACTGCCTGTTTTCTTTGGCTTCTCTTTCGGTGGACATCTGTGGTCTTTCTTCATTGTATATTGGATGTGTGATGTTTCTGATCCGTCTTATTGCCTGTTTTCTTTGGCTTCTCCTTCGGGGACATCTGTGGTCTTTCTTCATTGTATATTGGATGTGTGATGTTTCTGATCCGTCTTATTGCCTGTTTTCTTTGGCTTCTCCTTCGGGGACATCTGTGGTCTTTCTTCATTGTATATTGGATGTGTGATGTTTCTGATTCGTCTTATTGCCTGTTTTCTTTGGCTTCTCCTTCGGTGGACATCTGTGGTCTTTCTTCATCGTATATTGGGTGTATGATGTTTCTGATCCGTCTTATTACTTGTTTTCTTTGGCTTCTCCTTCGTGGACATCTGTGGTCTTTCTTCATTGTATATTCGATGTATGATGTTTCTGATGCATCTTATTGCTTGTTTTCTTTGGCTTCTCCTTCGGTGGACATCTGTGGTCTTTCTTCATTGTATATTCGATGTATGATGCTTCCGATATTTCTTGAGATCCAGAGAAGTTCCGTGTGATTATGCTACTTAGTCAACCGCAGATATCTCACTATGCATTTCCGAATCCTGTAAAGTTCCTCGTATTTTACACTCAGGTGGTTGGGACTGAGAATCAGCAATACTTTATTAGGCGTTGAactcattaaaggggtattccactaCAATCATTCATCATCTATCCGTCACTTGGCTTGTCAAAGTTATACATCTGATTTGATGCAAATAACGTTTGTGCTAAATTTTGGGGAACTTAAACAATTTGAATTTGAATATATGCTAATTACTAAAATGTCAGGGGGAACATTTGAAATCTATGTGGACTTCCTTATAATGCCTTGAAACTATAATTAATATGGTAGAATGCAACCAATCAGCATGGACTTTTATAACCTGTATGAAATAAGAGGCAGGAAATACAGTGCACATTgtatggtgaatctggatagtgagatgaCGTCACTTCTCTCAGATATGCAATAATGATAAGAacagaaagccataaaacactgataAAACTGTATGTACAGAGTGTGACAGTGCAGCACTGAAGAACAGTTATCATCTGTTCACCCAAACCCATATATTTAGAGGTCACTTTAACATTAATAAGATGAGTTTTTCATCAACAAGCTTGACATGGGAtagatacagtcctaggagacccccGAGTGttacacatgcagatttcttgGAGCACTTGTGATTTGCAGTTATGAGATTTGAGAATTGATTCACCACACATTTTTGGGAAATTTTTCCCAGAgctctctatcacaaatttccctcCTCTATAAAACCCCATTATAGGCTGATTGGTCCGGTCAGGCACTGCTTTGTCTTTAGTGCAGCGCATTCAAAAATGAAAATGTAATATAAAGTCTAAAGCAACAGCCTAATACTCAACATGTGTCCGtgatcttaggctatgttcacacaaacTTTTTTGCAGAGTTTAAAAACTATGAGTATTTACGTGAAAACCACTTTTAAAAATTCTCCCTCTTTCGGTATATTCACTCGGCATCCTTTTCAGATGGATTCAACCTGGAACCTGCCGCTAAACCGCCACAGAAAATGACTATagcgcacagcaatgtcaaaaccaaCGTGCCATGTTGTCTTTAATTACTTCTCTTAGAAGCCCCCTGGACCAAGTAgcacccctcaccctcagaacctccaagcacagagaaaaacagccctgcatctcccctggctcactctccacattcgatcctatcacagaagaagtctccaggttcctctcctcttctcgtcagactacatgcaccaccgaccccattccctcacatctcctccagtctctctctccagtcgtcacaactcacctaactacaatctttaatctttcCCTCTcttgcattttcccctcctccttcaaacactatcattactccattactaaaaaaaaaccacccttgacccatcctgcacaaacaactacagaccggtctccaatctccccttcatctctaaactcttgaagcgcctggtctactcccgccttacccgttacctctccactcactccctcctagacccttcacagtccggcttccgccccctacattcgacagaaactgcactcatgaaggtgaccaataaccttctgacagcaaaacgtaacggtgaccactctctgctcattcttcttgacctttctgcagctttcaacactgttgaccaccctcccctgctctctaggctccagtcactaggcattaaggacactgctctctcctggttctcttcctatctttttgaccgctccttcagtgttctgttctctggctccactccaactcctcttcctctcactgtcgggtacctcagggctcagtccttggcccccttctgttctctctctacacggccccaattggacagatcatcagcagatttggctttcagtaccatctttatgccgatgacacacaactatacatgtcatcccctgaccttactacagaacgccactgactgtctgtccgcagtctccaacatgtccgttctctatctgaaactcaacctctccaaaactgaacttcttctgctcccaccatctactaacctccctaaacctgacgtttccctctccgtgggtggcaccataataacacccccacagcaggcgcgctgtctagtgttatgtttgactccgatctctccttcaccccccatatacaatctcttgcccgctcgtgctgctttcacctaaagaacatctctagaatccgcccttttctcaccatggagacagctaaaacccctcactgtcgccctgatccactcccgcctggactactgtaacgctctattaattggcctccccctcacgcgactttcccctctccagtccatccttaatgcagcagccagggtcgtccatctggctaatcgttactcggacgcgtccgctcttcgccagtcgttacactggctacccattcattacaggatacaattcaaagtacttgttctcccccacaaagctctccacagtgcggccccccatacatctcctccctcatttctgtctattggcctaacagaccactgcactctgcaaatagctttcgactaacctctgcactaatccgtacctcccactcccgactccaagacttctcccgtgctgcgccaatcctctggaatgctctaccccaagatattaagaccatccacaatttgcatagttttaggcgctcgctcaaaacacatttgttcagagcggcctatcacgttacctaatcaaagtcattttatgttatgtttgtgtgtagcccattcactatctccatctatcccccaccccctgaagatggccggaccctcattgtaaatacatcattgtaaatacacacctgtactttgtatctcccccacctcattgtagattgtaagctctcaccagcaggggcggcttattgtgctttaattattgtattgttaacgttgttacttatgacttttgtgtttgaaactgttaagctgtaaagcgctgcagaatatgttggcgcaatataaataaagattattattgttattattctcTGAATTGCtccagagttaaggtaccgtcacactgaacgatatcgctagcgatccgtgacgttgcagcgtcctggatagcgatatcgttgagtttgacaggcagcagcgatctggatcctgctgtgccatcgatggctggagcagaaagtccagcactttatttcgttgctggactccctgcagacatcgctgaattggcagtgatgtcttcactggtaaccggggtaaacatcgggttactaagcacagggccgcgtttagtaacccgatatttaccctggttaccaacgtaaacgtaaaaaaaaacaaacactacatacttaccttccgctgtctgtcctccggcgctctgcttctctgcactgtgagcgccgaccagcaggaaagcagagcacagcggtgacgtcaccgctgtgctttccggctggcgctcacagtcagtgcagagaagcagagcgctgggggacagacaccggaaggtaagtatgtagtgttcgtttttttttacgtttacgctggtaaccagggtaaacatcgggttactaagcgcggccctgcgcttagtaacccagtgtttaccctggttaccaggggaccggcatcgttggtcgctggagagctgtctgtgtgacagctctccagcgaccaaacagcgacgctgcagcgatcgggatcgttgtctggatcgctgcagcgtcgctaaatgtgacggtacctttaggaaaccattaaatggttaaaaaaaagtagCCGGTTCACTCTAGTAATAATttaacctgcagaaaaaaaaacttgGCAAATCGCCAGGACGCTGACTTTTTCCTGAAGAGGCTTTGCTTAGGAAAACTGGGCGGGTCCACCAGTGTGTTAAA
The nucleotide sequence above comes from Ranitomeya imitator isolate aRanImi1 chromosome 7, aRanImi1.pri, whole genome shotgun sequence. Encoded proteins:
- the LOC138646222 gene encoding taste receptor type 2 member 9-like, yielding MFQSVDLWKFILMVITFTLGTALKSMIISAYYGDWKRRQHYSLCDQILLSIALTNLTMQMFFPLILIILFYFVDVPAIQLYLLHICIFSQSLIYLHFWNTAWLSSYYCFKLVRCSHRHFTWLKSRFSSSIAQIIGISLLVIFLINLPINWMAENTTAHNETRYHFDVRSPYVAFNLLVGCGVPLLVTVTCIGLSVTTLLRHVWRIKRNRSEINSRPQVKGHVRAVRVMVLQTLLNVTLHLQTVAFLCFREALAPYWMESSFSCS